One genomic region from Mus musculus strain 129S1/SvImJ chromosome 6 genomic scaffold, GRCm38.p6 alternate locus group 129S1/SvImJ 129S1/SVIMJ_MMCHR6_CTG5 encodes:
- the Bid gene encoding BH3-interacting domain death agonist (The RefSeq protein has 1 substitution compared to this genomic sequence) produces MDSEVSNGSGLGAEHITDLLVFGFLQSSGCTRQELEVLGRELPVQAYWEADLEDELQTDGSQASRSFNQGRIEPDSESQEEIIHNIARHLAQIGDEMDHNIQPTLVRQLAAQFMNGSLSEEDKRNCLAKALDEVKTAFPRDMENDKAMLIMTMLLAKKVASHAPSLLRDVFHTTVNFINQNLFSYVRNLVRNEMD; encoded by the exons ATGGACTCTGAG GTCAGCAACGGTTCCGGCCTGGGGGCCAAGCACATCACAGACCTGCTGGTGTTCGGCTTTCTCCAAAGCTCTGGCTGTACTCGCCAAGAGCTGGAGGTGCTGGGTCGGGAACTGCCTGTGCAAGCTTACTGGGAGGCAGACCTCGAAGACGAGCTGCAGACAGACGGCAGCCAGGCCAGCCGCTCCTTCAACCAAGGAAGAATAGAGCCAG ATTCTGAAAGTCAGGAAGAAATCATCCACAACATTGCCAGACATCTCGCCCAAATAGGCGATGAGATGGACCACAACATCCAGCCCACACTGGTGAGACAGCTAGCCGCACAGTTCATGAATGGCAGCCTGTCGGAGGAA GACAAAAGGAACTGCCTGGCCAAAGCCCTTGATGAGGTGAAGACAGCCTTCCCCAGAGACATGGAGAACGACAAGGCCATGCTGATAATGACAATGCTGTTGGCCAAAAAAGTGGCCAGTCACGCACCATCTTTGCTCCGTGATGTCTTCCACACGACTGTCAACTTTATTAACCAGAACCTATTCTCCTATGTGAGGAACTTGGTTAGAAAC